The following are encoded in a window of Rubellicoccus peritrichatus genomic DNA:
- a CDS encoding TRAP transporter large permease, with protein sequence MGVVALILVITFVTLLLLRVPIAVSIALASFVAILAEGSDPSVILASKMANGVNSFALLAIPFFILSGYLMGKGGLARRLIDFAAVLVGAFPGGLGYVNTLTCMLFGSISGSAAAAVSSVGGFMIPEMNRKGYNREFNVSLTTTAATTGLLIPPSNIMIVYSVAAGSVSIAAMFMAGVFPGIITGLFIMLVAGIISIINGYRGQSNEIPKWKPWLSTALVIVFLVGAFLAKGEGKTLSGGVVVGAIIVSLICFQSLRRAFPTLLLIVIVIGGILQGIFTATEAAAIAVVYSFFLSVIIYREISFKELPSILRDTGITTAVVMLLIGASSGMSWIMTMANIPQTVSESLLGLSDNPILILLTINLLLIFVGTFMDMTPAVLIFTPIFLPVVTQLGMHPVQFGIMLIANLCIGLCTPPVGTCLFIGCGVGKTTIAKVTSKMIPFFLAMVAALMVITYVPAVSLWLPVETGQIKQKEVEQYEFMHDSAEPEEKNAENAAS encoded by the coding sequence ATGGGAGTTGTTGCACTTATTCTGGTCATTACTTTTGTAACGTTGTTACTGCTACGCGTTCCGATTGCGGTATCAATTGCACTAGCCAGCTTTGTAGCGATTTTAGCTGAGGGCTCTGATCCTTCGGTAATTCTTGCGTCTAAGATGGCGAATGGGGTGAACAGTTTTGCGCTCCTGGCAATTCCTTTCTTCATCCTGTCGGGGTACCTCATGGGGAAGGGTGGACTCGCTCGCCGATTGATCGATTTTGCCGCTGTTCTGGTTGGGGCGTTTCCAGGTGGCCTCGGTTATGTGAACACTTTGACGTGTATGCTGTTTGGTTCCATTTCCGGCTCAGCCGCTGCTGCGGTTTCATCGGTCGGTGGTTTCATGATTCCTGAGATGAATCGTAAAGGCTATAATCGTGAGTTCAATGTCTCGCTCACGACGACTGCGGCAACGACAGGTCTGCTTATTCCACCAAGTAATATCATGATCGTTTATTCGGTGGCGGCAGGCTCCGTTTCGATTGCAGCCATGTTTATGGCCGGGGTTTTTCCGGGAATTATTACGGGATTATTTATCATGCTGGTAGCGGGAATTATTTCCATAATAAATGGTTACCGAGGCCAGTCTAATGAAATACCAAAATGGAAGCCATGGCTAAGTACGGCGCTTGTTATCGTTTTTTTAGTCGGTGCATTTCTGGCCAAAGGTGAAGGCAAAACTCTGAGTGGCGGAGTGGTTGTCGGAGCCATCATCGTCAGCTTGATCTGCTTTCAATCTTTAAGACGTGCATTTCCGACCCTTCTCCTGATCGTGATTGTGATTGGCGGGATTCTGCAGGGCATCTTTACAGCAACGGAAGCTGCGGCAATTGCTGTGGTCTATTCATTTTTCCTCTCGGTAATTATTTACCGGGAAATTTCCTTTAAGGAACTTCCTTCCATTCTGCGCGATACAGGTATCACCACTGCCGTCGTTATGCTGTTGATCGGTGCAAGTTCCGGCATGAGTTGGATCATGACAATGGCCAATATTCCGCAGACAGTTAGCGAGTCATTGTTGGGACTTTCTGACAATCCGATCCTTATTTTGCTAACAATCAATCTGTTGCTGATTTTTGTTGGCACTTTTATGGATATGACGCCTGCAGTGCTTATCTTTACGCCGATTTTTTTACCTGTGGTCACCCAGTTGGGAATGCATCCGGTTCAATTTGGCATAATGTTAATCGCAAATCTTTGTATTGGACTCTGCACGCCGCCGGTTGGGACTTGCCTCTTTATTGGCTGTGGGGTTGGAAAAACCACAATCGCAAAGGTCACCAGCAAGATGATACCTTTCTTTCTTGCGATGGTGGCGGCGCTGATGGTCATCACTTATGTACCGGCAGTTTCTCTTTGGTTGCCAGTGGAAACAGGGCAGATCAAACAGAAAGAGGTCGAGCAATACGAATTCATGCACGACAGTGCAGAACCTGAAGAAAAGAATGCAGAAAACGCTGCATCTTAA